The proteins below are encoded in one region of Helianthus annuus cultivar XRQ/B chromosome 2, HanXRQr2.0-SUNRISE, whole genome shotgun sequence:
- the LOC110934267 gene encoding uncharacterized protein LOC110934267: MASGGNTHTTERITRDELNKMISDEVTKAIDANVSRLAQEVEGQVLSTVENMITGKVDELKEMIAGIQGKKEARRCTYKDFMACKPTTFDGEIDPIECQRWIANMEGVFIRSHCDKEDQVMFATGQLMRRAKDWWDSYSKEIGENRVQTLTWQEFKQPFIKYHCPQSAVDRIQEDFLRLRQRDESVNEITNTFLDQLKFCEEIVGTERKKIIRYHGMLKAEIREFITPSKCETLDEIIDLARDREIEIKRQDERGEKRQVEKGSTQGSSKKPKTQDQGKKEASKGGFPRCKTCGKPHSGECLLGRKGCYNCGQEGHPYYNCPNPKRVCYNCNESGHVKADCPKLKQGPKKEGKKEETAKAKGRMFQISTEEARAHPNVVSGIKEESSSRSGSQTNNDKGKAT; the protein is encoded by the exons ATGGCAAGTGGAGGAAATACGCATACTACCGAACGTATAACTCGAGATGAGTTAAACAAGATGATTTCCGATGAAGTAACGAAGGCGattgatgcaaatgtttcaaggCTAGCACAAGAGGTAGAGGGCCAAGTACTTAGTACGGTAGAAAACATGATCACGGGCAAGGTGGATGAATTGAAGGAAATGATAGCTGGAATTCAAGGCAAGAAAGAGGCAAGACGGTGCACCTACAAGGATTTTATGGCATGTAAGCCTACGACCTTTGACGGGGAAATCGACCCCATAGAATGCCAAAGATGGATAGCTAACATGGAAGGGGTATTCATTCGGAGTCATTGTGACAAGGAAGACCAAGTCATGTTTGCCACGGGGCAACTCATGCGAAGGGCTAAAGATTGGTGGGACTCGTATAGTAAGGAGATTGGAGAAAATCGAGTTCAAACCTTGACTTGGCAAGAATTCAAACAGCCTTTTATCAAGTACCATTGTCCACAATCAGCTGTGGATCGGATTCAAGAAGATTTTCTCCGACTACGACAAAGGGATGAATCAGTTAATGAAATCACGAACACTTTCCTCGATCAGCTGAAGTTTTGTGAAGAAATAGTTGGGACAGAAAGGAAGAAGATTATTCGTTATCATGGCATGCTCAAAGCTGAAATTCGGGAGTTCATAACTCCTTCAAAATGTGAAACTTTGGACGAGATCATTGATTTAGCAAGGGATAGAGAAATAGAGATAAAGAGGCAAGATGAACGTGGGGAGAAAAGGCAAGTCGAGAAGGGGTCAACTCAAGGCTCATCCAAGAAACCCAAAACGCAAGATCAAGGAAAGAAGGAAGCTTCCAAAGGCGGGTTCCCACGATGCAAAACATGTGGAAAACCCCATTCCGGTGAATGCTTATTGGGAAGGAAGGGGTGTTACAATTGCGGGCAAGAAGGGCATCCGTACTATAACTGTCCGAATCCCAAGAGGGTGTGCTACAATTGTAATGAATCGGGCCATGTGAAAGCTGATTGCCCAAAGCTCAAACAAGGGCCGAAGaaagaaggaaagaaagaagAAACCGCGAAAGCGAAAGGAAGAATGTTCCAAATCTCCACGGAAGAAGCAAGAGCTCACCcgaatgtggtctcag GGATCAAAGAAGAAAGTTCAAGTCGCTCCGGATCGCAAACGAACAACGACAAAG GTAAAGCTACTTGA